One genomic region from Cyanobacteriota bacterium encodes:
- the xseA gene encoding exodeoxyribonuclease VII large subunit, with the protein MNLVLPSLLVPDRALSVAELTTRIQNVLEEDEQFQQVWVTGEVSSASRYRSGLFFTLQDLAEKATISCVVWSSQLNKLVTLPSQGEQIVILGRLHLHAQRGQYQLVVWQVLPAGEGLRSLQYRQLRDRLEAEGLFDPQRKRPLPPHPQVIAVVTSPQAAAWGDIQRTLKHRYPGLRIQFSPALVQGDQAPEAIVNAIRRVEQAGKADVLILSRGGGATEDMACFNDERVVRAVANCSIPVISGIGHQRDESLADLAADVCAHTPTAAAEQAVPALADLDDDHQARVQRLYDAVIYYWQMAHDRLQRSRDRLKPRLLELYLQREHQTHQRLKHQLIHSAQQQVQRQLQHCHLLRQKLITLDPYAVLQRGYALVQYLDGHIARAADELQVGQHLNVRLAQGQVQVQVTAILAPNSLDEAFPVETRSCSLVTKPLTTDD; encoded by the coding sequence ATGAACCTAGTGCTACCTAGCCTACTCGTGCCAGATCGAGCGCTGTCAGTAGCAGAACTGACGACGCGCATTCAGAATGTTTTAGAAGAGGACGAGCAATTTCAACAGGTATGGGTTACAGGTGAGGTTTCTAGCGCTAGTCGCTATCGGAGTGGGCTATTTTTTACCCTGCAAGATTTGGCGGAAAAGGCTACTATTAGCTGTGTTGTCTGGAGTAGTCAGCTCAACAAGCTGGTCACCCTGCCTTCCCAAGGGGAACAGATTGTCATCCTAGGGCGGCTTCATCTCCATGCCCAGCGGGGACAATATCAGCTAGTGGTATGGCAAGTGTTGCCTGCTGGCGAAGGGCTACGATCGCTGCAATACCGACAACTGCGCGATCGCCTAGAGGCTGAAGGCTTGTTTGATCCCCAACGCAAGCGTCCCCTGCCACCCCATCCCCAAGTCATTGCCGTGGTCACTTCCCCCCAAGCAGCCGCCTGGGGAGATATCCAGCGTACTCTCAAGCATCGCTACCCTGGTCTACGCATCCAGTTTTCCCCAGCCCTAGTGCAGGGAGATCAAGCCCCTGAGGCGATCGTGAATGCTATTCGCCGCGTTGAACAAGCTGGCAAAGCTGATGTGCTGATTCTGTCGCGGGGTGGTGGTGCCACCGAAGATATGGCCTGCTTCAACGATGAGCGGGTAGTACGGGCAGTCGCCAACTGTTCAATTCCCGTGATTTCTGGCATCGGACACCAGCGGGATGAATCCTTAGCAGACCTCGCTGCCGATGTTTGCGCCCATACTCCTACAGCAGCGGCTGAACAGGCCGTGCCTGCCCTTGCCGACCTCGACGATGACCACCAGGCTCGCGTGCAACGTCTCTACGATGCCGTCATCTACTACTGGCAGATGGCCCACGACCGCCTGCAACGATCGCGCGATCGCCTCAAACCCCGACTGTTAGAACTATACCTCCAGCGAGAACATCAAACCCACCAGCGCCTCAAGCACCAGTTAATTCACAGTGCGCAACAACAGGTGCAACGTCAACTCCAGCATTGCCACCTACTGCGGCAAAAACTCATTACCCTAGACCCTTACGCTGTCTTGCAACGGGGCTATGCCCTCGTTCAATACCTCGATGGTCACATTGCCCGTGCTGCGGATGAGTTGCAAGTGGGGCAACACCTCAACGTCCGGCTTGCCCAAGGCCAAGTACAGGTGCAAGTGACGGCAATTCTGGCACCTAATAGCCTAGATGAAGCCTTTCCTGTGGAAACTCGTTCCTGTTCCCTAGTCACTAAACCCCTAACCACCGATGACTGA
- the xseB gene encoding exodeoxyribonuclease VII small subunit translates to MTDATDRLPDAQSPDWNYEATVDEIEAIITQIESGELDIAVVFDRFATAVHYLRQCETFLAERRHQMDLLIETLADSSYH, encoded by the coding sequence ATGACTGATGCCACCGATCGTCTCCCTGATGCCCAGTCTCCAGACTGGAACTATGAAGCCACTGTCGATGAAATTGAGGCCATTATCACCCAAATTGAATCAGGCGAACTGGACATTGCCGTCGTCTTCGATCGCTTCGCCACGGCTGTTCACTACCTACGACAGTGTGAAACGTTCCTAGCTGAACGCCGTCACCAGATGGACTTGCTAATCGAGACCCTTGCAGACTCAAGCTACCATTAG
- a CDS encoding metalloregulator ArsR/SmtB family transcription factor gives MPSTPTEPAKTSGTGQATVAAANVPKVINTGATNECGIAKLTPEALSLMASFFKVLSEVSRLQIICSLKTGAKNVTEIIEETELGQANVSKHLKMLTQAGVVAREQRGVCVYYHIATPLLFELCDLVCEALTMQVEQQSQQLQQWSQLRRSC, from the coding sequence ATGCCTTCCACACCTACAGAGCCAGCTAAGACCTCTGGCACTGGTCAAGCAACAGTAGCAGCAGCAAATGTGCCCAAAGTAATAAATACAGGGGCTACAAATGAGTGCGGCATCGCCAAGCTGACACCTGAAGCGTTAAGCCTGATGGCAAGTTTCTTCAAAGTTTTATCGGAAGTGAGTCGGCTCCAAATCATTTGTTCCCTGAAGACAGGAGCGAAGAATGTAACAGAGATTATTGAAGAAACCGAACTAGGACAAGCAAATGTTTCCAAGCATCTAAAGATGCTGACTCAAGCTGGAGTAGTTGCCCGTGAGCAACGTGGGGTCTGTGTTTACTATCACATTGCCACTCCACTCTTGTTTGAACTGTGCGACTTGGTTTGTGAGGCGTTGACAATGCAAGTTGAGCAGCAAAGCCAGCAACTTCAGCAGTGGTCACAGTTAAGACGGAGTTGTTAA